The Pyrus communis chromosome 8, drPyrComm1.1, whole genome shotgun sequence region CAAGCTACTCATATCTgaaatttatttgttaataTTAATATATAGACACAATTAATCACTCCATGCATGTTATACTAAACAGCTATTAAACTAAATCTTGCTTTTAGGTGATCCAATAAGCTATTCAGAGGTTGATGCCACAAACAGATAAATCAACTTTTCTGGAATTGATGTGTTTCTCATTAACTCATTCGAACCAGCTGATTGTGCTGATTTAAGTTTTTGCCAATTAGTAAACGAAACAAACGATTTGACGTATAAAGATTTTGCATCCTATACAATGTTTACATTTTCCATTCCCAAACAACCTTCAGATTTTATAcggaaaagaatgaaaataggGATGAAATTGTTATTCACCTTTGAGAGGAGAAAATCACCAAGCCACCTATTACAGTCAACATAGTTTGTATGAATGGAAGCTATGAATACCTGAAAGGTTAAAGTAATCTCAGACAATAGGAGAATGAAAACGCTAATCTGTAACACAAAGAACAGGTACTTACAGGAAATTGCACATATTTTGTAGGAAATTTTGAAGGAAGATCTGTCCATGTGAAAGATTTCTCTACATATGTCCAGAACTCTAAAACAAAGCAATGTATAAGAAATGAAATTAGAAATAACACTCTGTTTTCATAAGAAATTAGAACTAACCATTGTGATCCATGCCATATAGTTACATAACTATGGTTTACTAAATCCAATTATGTAAATTGTCATATGGAGCAAAACCATGTAGTCCTACCCTTCATTGACCAGATCTTAACAGTGTTGTCCATGCCACAACTCGCAATACGATATATGTCAGAAGGATGAAAGTCCTATCAAAACCATGAAGAACAAGGTAAACATGACTAGCTCTCAGTCGTTTTCTTTTATCAAAACttcacaacaaaaagaaaaaagaaaacaataaatttatattttaaaagatTTCATGGAAAGGTGGCAGGATATAACTCCCTGTCTGATATGCTTACCACACTTAGGACTTCATTGCGGTGACCCCCTGCTCCAGCAAATATCAAAATGCATATTCCAGTCTGAACATTCCATAGCCGAACTGACTCATCCTGGAAATTTCTAAAATtactaataaaataaacaacaaacatcttaaaagaagagaaaaggaaaaggttaTCGTGTTCACTTTGCTTGCTGACACCACAAGTGATGACTTCAACGGTTGCGTCCTGATCTCATTTATTGAGTCCCCATGGCCAACAAAACTCTGCACATGGATGAGTACATTAGGGAGAAAAAAGatgcaaagaaagaaaatcatCTATTTTCATTGCCACGCAAGaacttttaaaatttcaaagatttCAGATGTACACTTTCATCCTAATTGTATGCTAAGTATAGTTAAAAGCACCATTATAAAGTACAGGAGTACTAAGATACCTTGTCTATCTTCTCACTGCCACAATCGATGACACGCATTATACCATTAATTCCTCCAGCCACAAGCAATGGTGATCCATCACTATTGCATGCCCAGCTCACAGTGTAAAAAGACTCATCCTTCTGATCTAcacaaaacacatgaaaatcaCATATCCGCAAAAAGTTCTAAACATTAACAAATGGATGCTTAACTGTTTGATAAATGACCGAGAAAAGAATACTAATCCATTTGATCAATGATGGAATGATGGCTGTCTTGACTTACATCTTCATCAATGTAGGACTGCAACACAGCGATCACACCCCCTTCTAGGCATTGGTATACAGTCACCTGAAACAAAAAGAACAGTATAACAAtcacaacacttcacaacaAATAGTGGAAGGAGAACATTGCATTTTGTCTCTCTCAGATAGTTTTTTTTACGCAATGAACAATTCGGGGAACAAATTCACGTTGTTTATTGGAAAACGGAGTAATGAACTACACACTACCAGCTCAGAACAACCATAATTCACCACTACCCAGCCGCATTGTAATCCAATGCTGTTAATGTTAAAGATGATGCCTTGTTTTGTTTTACTCGGATTCCCGGAACACTAACTTTAGTCCATATAACGATCATGTACAAATAAATTACTAATCCACTCAATCTAGCAAAACCCAGTAAACCAAattacaagaaacaaaaaaatttactgaATTTTCAGCCATAAAAGTATAAAACCCATGTTTAGTTGCAGAGAAAACGCAGGAAAATCCAACTAACAATCCCAGAATTAGAACGGAAGAGTAACGAACCCGATTGCCACCGACTGTGGCGAATACGTTGAAGTAGCGAGAGTCGATGAAGTTGAAAACGATGGCGTATAGGGGCCGCTTGCCCTCTTGGAGCCTGTTGGTGACTCTGTACTCTTTCTTCTTCGAGGGTGCGAGCGAACCCACCACCGGTTCCGACCCTAAAGCGAACTTTGCCGCCATGTCTGCAGCGCAGGATACCGACAGACCTAACCTCTTCCCAAACAACGGAATTTCTGTTTAAACATGACATAGACTACATCGTGTAATAGTTCTAGCTTTAATTATTTaccaaaaagttaataattatCAAAAGAAAAGTGATTTAAAGTGATTTCTGAATTTCTAAGTACCGTCAAGTTGAATAAATTAATAGTTATTTGAGTTAGTTTActactttttaagtttttcagttttcaacatttgatatattaagtttttttcattcCAGAGTGGTActtgaattcaaaattttgggacagtttcatacatccgttaaagTTACTCTTAAGTCAACCATTAACTGGTGACGTGATGCTCACGTAGGCAGTTACTTGACGCCACGTGTCAAGTTGGGCCCACGTGgatattaaagaattaaaaaaaataaaaagctaaaaactaCAACTTTGGGTTTGGAAGGAAACGTTTTAGGTTTTTCCCTCGTCTCAACCGTCTTGGAGGATAGATTTGCTTCTGTTGTTCTTCCTAGAGGACAACGATGGCAACACCACCGCCGTTGTTGACGAACCCACTGAGCTCTtctcttcttccacttcttcaccGTTGTCCTCCCCCaccccttcttcctcctccaaaATATGCACAAGTTGTATCTCCTAGCACCTCTGCAACACCAATCAGTGTGCTAAAAGTAAGATTATAAGACGATAGGCGTTAATCGGGCGGCGAGCTGGGGTCTAGCGCCTAGACGGCTAGGCGGGAATTAGACGGGTTAGACGGATTTGAGTAAATTATTATATCTCATATAAATAGTGTCTATTTTTACTTAGAAAAAAACCCATACTAGTATTGGATGACATCACATataatatttctttatttttcttaaagttACTATAAAACATATGAATAATTACATTCTTATacttgaaattttcaaatattaaaaacttaatgtaGGTCCACTAAGTCTAATAAAAAACTAGAAATGAAAAATCCCATTAACTTTCTTTTGTTATATTGTTGTTTTGGACGTTTTTGGTTGGGTTAAGAGGGCCATTAAATTTTAAAGTCCATTTAGCTTTGGAAAACGAAAAGTTGCGGATCCACTTAAATAGGCTACAGCAAACGACGACGTATAATACAGGTCATTTAAACTATTCATCGTCTTCATCTTTTCACCCGCTGCTCCTGCTAATGCATCTTCTTGTCGGTGGCCACCAGACTTCACGCTTTTAATTCTGGGTGCAATTCTTTTTCAGACAAACTCATTCGCCCAGGCAGATCTCCCAGCCGCCCAACCCCGCCTGCTCCGCCTAGCTCACTTAGACCCTCGCTTAGATGCTACTAAATGAGTTTTTCGACTTATCAAATGATTTGACCTTAATCGGAACGGTTGGCCACCACCCACCGCCTAGgctgatttttagaacactggctAAAAGCCCTTAGAAATTTCTAAAAAGATTAAATCTTtgatttttatacaaaaatcaTAGCCTATTCATGAGTTGGGTGGGAGCTTCAAGGGTCTCGAtctccactttctctctctaatcctcttctctcttttccACACCTCAGCCTCTTTCACTCCCTCCGGCTACTACCTCATCAACTGCGGCTTACCCTCCAACGCCTCCATTTCAATCGTGTCTTTCAACGGACCTGTACTGACCCGGGTCAGGATCCATTTCGATCGCCGACCAAAACCCACCTCCCAATTCGCCCGCCCTCTACCGCACGGCCAAAACCCATCATCCCTTTTCTCTTCTCTCGCTTCGACACCGTCACCAAGCTCGCCCTCAAATGTGACCGCAGATCCGTTAGCGTTGACGACGAGGAAATGTGGGTTTGGTTCATTGGATGCTCACGGTGGTAATTTGACAAGGGGGAAGGCTCAATTGCGATTGCATTTTTCTATAGTTCGCGCTCGATGATCCATCTTCCCCATAACAAAGACAGAAGATAAGGtaattttctagggttttgcaCAGACAATGATCTGTCTAGCTCAAAGTTCCATAACTCAAGATGATGGGTGGGGCGTGGAGGATATAAGGGATGAGGGGATTGGGGAGGGAATGAGGGGTGGATCGAAGTAACAAAAaagggggtttttttttaattttttaatgttaaagTGGGCCCAGATTGACACGTGGTATCAGcgtcacgtcatcagttaacggttGACTTAATAGTAATCTTaacgaatgtatgaaattgttcCAAAATTTTGACTTCAGGTAccactctgggatgaaaaaaaacttgatgtaccaaatgttgaaaatcgaAAAATTTGAGGgtaataaactgagattaaccctagTTATTTTATGTGTCACTTAGTAAATGAGAGGTATTAAGTTTGATTctacattattgttagcacattatgaggcttagccaCTCTCTCACACGTAAATAATACTATttgtttagaaaaaaaaaatttatgtagatttaaagggtgatttggtaaagaatcaataaaaagttacaatattaataatatatcaataatatttatattaattgtAAATAGGTCAATTATGTATTGTGatacttaaatgcatttaagataaacaaaaattaatctaTCATTACAGCTGACACCCACTTTAAATGACActcttttctcatattttttatattttggaataGGTCAACGTGGATTTAGATATTGCAATGCAATGTCTGTTTTCTTATTCTAGTTTTATCAGATTTAGATGTTTTGTTGCAGTGTtcgttttctggttttttttttttttttgtttttttgtttatatcaCTCATGCGCCTCCTATGCTTCACACCTCTTGCAACTCCTGATTTTTGCATTTGGGTTCGAACATTGCAACACAATGTTCCTTTACTGTTTATGAGAACATTGAATCTTTATTCTAGGGACATTTACTCAAGTTAGCATACATCAATCCCTATTGTACATTGACTCGCGCCAACATAAATTGACTCACGCCAACACTCACCCTCAAGATGGTTCGTAGATGTTTCCTACGACTAACTTGTCAAGTGAGTCATGAAACACTTTTGTGGACACCATATGTATTAAAACATATGTTGTTGTTCTGTCCCCATGTATGGAATGTTTGCTAACTGAATATCCAACTTCTCCTCCATAAAATGAAGATCCACTTTAACATGTTTATTCTGATCATATTGTACCAGATATTAGCTATCTCTCGTGCTGCTTAATTATCACAACATAAAAGCATAGGCTCATTGGGCTTGAAACCTATCTCCGTCATACCATGTCCCAATAAGCCTCCAAGAATGCAAAATGCTACAATGACTTTTCCCAGCGATGGCGGTTTGCCCTAGCAACTTCAGCTTTTGTTATGGATGGTTACCAGGTTTTAAGGGTTTAGATGGTGGTGTTGGTGAAAACGCTACAAAAAAACTCAAGGGAGGAGAAGCCGGATAGGTTGAGTCAGCAACAAAGGGTTCAATGGACAGTGGTTTATTGGCCAAAAACCTGGACTTGTTGGTGATTCCTGGCATGGGGCTAACTTGAGAATGCCGGTGGAAATGGGTATTGGGGGAGTTGCCCAGCTCaagcaattatatatatacatacatacatatatacatacatacatacatgcatacatacatacatgcatacatacatacatacatatatatatatatatatatatacaagaatGTCTGATACATTGAATCTCTATTTTAGGTACATTGACTTAAGCTAGCATATATTAAGTCCCTATGGTACATTGACTCATGCTAACACTTACCCGTAATTTGGTGCGTAGATCCCTCATAAGCCCAACTTGTCAAGTGAGTCAAGAAACACTTTTGCGGACATGTATTAAAACATATGCAGATGTTCTACCCCACAATATGAATGTCTACTAACTGAACATCCAACTTCTCCTTGATAAAATGTCGATTCACTTCAACATATTTAATCCACTCATATTGTACCGGATTATTGGCTATCTCTCATGCTACTTGATTATCACAACATATGGTTATAGGCTCATGGGCTTGAAACCCATCCCTGTAATACCATGTACCAATAAACCTCCAAGAATGCACGCTGCTGCAATTACATCTTTTTCTGGATGCGGTGGCTTGGCGCTGGTAACTGCAGCTTTTGCCATAGAGGGTTTGCAAGGTTTTAGAGGAAGGTTTTGAGGGTTTAGGCGATGGTGTTGGTGAAAACACTAAAAAAGGGTTCAGGGGAGGAAAAACCGAATAGGTTAAGTCGAGGACAAAGGGTTCCATGGACGATGGTTTGTCGGTCGGAAGCCCGAACTTGTTGGTGATTCCTTACGTAGGGCCTACTTGAGAAAGTTGGTGGAATATGGTATTGAGGGAGTTGCCCTGCTCAAGCAAGTGTATAAAGATAAGGTGGGTAGGGCTGGAATGAAAGCTAAACCCGCGcgaaaaatatttttggttttttaattttttatgttgtttgtttatttatttattttttatattgtcCATTTGCAACCATAATGCCACGTAGATGCACAATCATCGTTTAGTCAAGCAGTCACATCGGCAGTTAAGTTAACAGAACTCTtgacagaaaaactaacagaagtATGAAAGTGTCACAAAAACAAAGATCATTTTAGAATAATAATGttcagagagagaaagttaTAGGTGAGACAGAGAAAGGTGAGAGATAGTGAACCAAAGCAAGATCCTTCGGTGGGAGAAAGAGTTACAGACACTTATCTTGAGATTTCAAGGTTGAACAAAATTTATTCTACAAGTGAAAGATGAATCTTTTGGAGAAAAGGTGAGACTAATAGAGAGGACCAAACTCAAGGGTTACCAGATTTCTTTTGACTTGGGTTGTGCTTCCTGGCTCATAATCTAGTTGAAGGCAACGTTAGAATCATAGGGTTAGAGGTTTTTTTAGATAGTATAGAAGGCATAATTACAGTTTGGGGTGGAAagtttcaacaacaaaaatggGGTCTTCTTAAGTATTTCCAAAAGTGAGGCATATGGTTTTGTAAGGAACATCATTGTTCCCAAAAGGATTAATTTTTTCGGCTGGAAGAGGTTAGTTGAATTTCTATTTAAAATTCTATGTGGGGAAAAGAAAGTGGAGAAATTTTGTTGCCGTTCTTCTCAGGTGAATAGGAATTTGTTGGAGTTGTGAAAGAAACCACAGAGAAGTAAGTCGAGAGTTGTCTCTAAGATTTCATTTAAAGATGCAACTCTAAGGGGAAAACTTTCAGCTGAATTTTATCTTAATTTGAATGAGAAAGAGAACTTGTGTGTAAAGAACAACTAGAATAAGAGAAGCAATCCTCTAGAAGATTTTAAATGGGGGTGCGTGATTGTTTGTGAGAGACAACTAGTGCATCAGCCTTGGAAAGAGATGGAGAAAACACTTCTGAATTTTCATGGAAGGGAGATTCGTTTGTCTCATTTTCAATGCCATAAAGCTTTATTTGTTTACCATAATTTAGATAAAGCAATGAAGATCGcagaattgggttttttttactATGAGTGAGTATCCATATGTGTTGTTGTCTGGATGGTGGCAAGGCCTCAAAACAGATGATCAAAATGTAGTGAGTTATGGTGGCTGGATTGCTGTTGAGGGATTACCGCCTCATCTCAAGACTAACTTTTGGTTTCAAAAGATTGGTGAAGTTTGCGGTGGTCTGGTGGAACTTGATCGTAGAactacaaaatttggtttatcTGTTTGAAGCAAGGTTAAAAATTCAACATAATTTTACTGGTTTCATACCACAGTTTGTTAATGTTGTTGATGGAAATCCCACTTTTAGAGTTAAAATCAGACAACTCTCACCAACAAGAAGACCTAAACCTTTGGTTTTCAAGCGTGGAGAATCTTTGAAATTTAAGTATTTCCGAAGGCTTGAGAATGGTGATCGAAATTTGCAAAGGGTGATCGGACATATTTCTCTGGCAAGTCCAGCTAGAGAGACAGTTCAAAAGTCAACATGGAATATATGGATACCTTATTATTCTCGAAATAGGGAGCTTGATTGTTAGATTATTATAGATTCTCAAAGAAAGGAAAGGGTGCTATCGGAGAATGAGCCTTTAGTGGATGGGGAAATTTGTCGAGAAAGATTAATTGGGGATAATTGTCAAAATTTTTGCCTTTAGTGGAAGAGGATGTTTCTCTCAATGAGATTGTCAAAATTTTTGCCTTTTGCAATCCTTGTGTAGATGGTAAGCTTATTCCTGAAGAGAAGAATGAGAGGATGACTGTCCCAAATAAGAGGGGTTCTAGAGGGATTTCTAAGAAGGGAAAAATGTTGGTGTTGTAAAACTCGTCCCGAATTGTGTATTTTATCATACTTATGGAAGTATGAAATGACCATTTTGCCCCTATCACTTACCCAATCAAGTTTCCCTATTTGGATTTCCTCCAAATTCCCATCCTCTCTCTGCCTGCCACGTGGTAGTCTCTCATCtccctttctcttcttctctcttctttccccaagacacacacacacacacactctttCGAACCCCTCTGCCATTTCACCTTCCCGacaacacacacactcacccGTACACCCAAATGACCacgacaccaccaccaccatcgagtggatattctctttttctttctccattTTCCTTTGTGGAGCACTGAGACACCTAGATGCCACCCCACTTTCTTCACGAGTCTGACGGCTTCAAATTAACTTCTAGGGCACGATGAGGGACCACAAAGGTATGAAACTCTCCCTCTTGTCTCTATCTTCATTT contains the following coding sequences:
- the LOC137741976 gene encoding polycomb group protein FIE1-like, translated to MAAKFALGSEPVVGSLAPSKKKEYRVTNRLQEGKRPLYAIVFNFIDSRYFNVFATVGGNRVTVYQCLEGGVIAVLQSYIDEDKDESFYTVSWACNSDGSPLLVAGGINGIMRVIDCGSEKIDKSFVGHGDSINEIRTQPLKSSLVVSASKDESVRLWNVQTGICILIFAGAGGHRNEVLSVDFHPSDIYRIASCGMDNTVKIWSMKEFWTYVEKSFTWTDLPSKFPTKYVQFPVFIASIHTNYVDCNRWLGDFLLSKSVDNEIVLWEPKMKEQSPGEGTVDILQKYPVPECDIWFIKFSCDFHYNAAAIGNREGKIFIWELQSSPPVLIAKLLHPQSKSPIRQTATSFDGSTILSCCEDGTIWRWDAMESS